One part of the Denticeps clupeoides chromosome 8, fDenClu1.1, whole genome shotgun sequence genome encodes these proteins:
- the LOC114795383 gene encoding uncharacterized protein C6orf118-like encodes MHSSQPLHKECKKLIYGIEKAHKADIQMYFSGHLSPHCLTKAKSQRNAKTSTWEASVFQEKDKDLMGPSIRNKHHHRVAGVEKMTSSLADFTLSATLREPTGFSLGEGAERKLHFHENVEKQHRSEKARQVKPHHPVPNHMNQSRYCQTGPVWKDEQKRMMRFEKTVTKMQSPKEMHCLRARALEKKLQQELLKLPDQTWPSRDRLGVFSDVFDDVCDGGSAHGNFLREIKTEYDSYLKAILTHQSFLQDVMSDGVAGDVELEKALSKKARTTLEENDRVRDERDEYLNAQDVISGIPAGDDVESAHAEDGVSSIESKRHQVWNIWTEIQSMKVEIKEKMVPATIISATEACIRGLNAEVTQLLVANEQLENSNKEMESSISTALNRLIGSSEGKVEIWKKILDSLEQK; translated from the exons ATGCATTCTTCTCAGCCACTCCATAAAGAGTGTAAAAAGTTGATCTACGGTATAGAGAAGGCCCACAAGGCCGACATCCAGATGTATTTTTCAGGGCACCTCAGCCCTCACTGCCTGACCAAGGCAAAAAGTCAGAGAAACGCAAAGACGTCCACCTGGGAGGCGTCTGTGTTCCAGGAGAAAGACAAGGACCTCATGGGTCCAAGTATCCGGAATAAACACCACCACAGAGTGGCCGGTGTGGAGAAAATGACCAGTTCCTTGGCCGACTTCACGCTCTCCGCCACGCTGCGGGAGCCGACGGGCTTCAGTTTAGGAGAGGGCGCTGAGCGCAAACTTCATTTTCACGAAAACGTGGAGAAACAGCACAGGAGTGAAAAGGCCAGGCAGGTCAAGCCTCACCATCCTGTCCCCAACCATATGAACCAGAGCCGGTACTGTCAAACAGGTCCGGTCTGGAAGGATGAGCAGAAGAGGATGATGCGGTTTGAGAAAACTGTCACTAAGATGCAGAGCCCGAAGGAGATGCACTGCCTGAGAGCCAGGGCTCTGGAGAAGAAGCTGCAGCAG GAGCTTCTGAAACTCCCTGACCAGACCTGGCCCAGCAGAGATCGCCTGGGGGTGTTCAGTGACGTCTTTGATGACGTGTGTGACGGTGGGTCTGCGCATGGGAACTTCCTTAGAGaaatcaag ACGGAGTATGATTCCTACTTGAAAGCGATTCTCACTCATCAGTCATTCCTCCAGGATGTG ATGAGTGATGGTGTCGCTGGGGACGTGGAACTTGAGAAGGCTTTATCAAAGAAAGCCAGGACAACCCTGGAGGAGAACGACAG GGTCAGGGATGAGAGGGACGAGTACCTGAATGCTCAGGATGTAATCTCAGGAATCCCAGCGG GAGATGATGTGGAGTCTGCACATGCAGAGGATGGAGTCTCTTCCATTGAATCGAAGAGGCATCAGGTGTGGAACATATGGACAGAGATCCAGAGCATGAAGGTGGAGATCAAAGAGAAAATGGTGCCAGCCACCATCATCAGTGCCACAGAGGCGTGCATCAGAGGCTTAAAT GCCGAAGTCACACAACTGCTCGTTGCAAATGAACAACTGGAGAACTCAAACAAG GAAATGGAGAGCAGCATCTCCACAGCTCTGAACAGACTGATTGGCAGTTCAGAGGGGAAAGT GGAGATTTGGAAGAAGATTTTGGACAGCCTGGAACAAAAATGA
- the pla2g12b gene encoding group XIIB secretory phospholipase A2-like protein, giving the protein MAADAPAAEPQNSSSSQDSGSGWSLDSIRDGFQTVNGYFDSVVEMMGGYNGVCQYRCQYDKTPLPRGDYKVPEPSGCSSFLLGLQLDMGVPAMTKCCSQLEVCYNTCGSNKYRCDSKFRLCLHGICSDLRRSLGFVSKVEACESMADGLFNTVWTLGCRPYMNSQRAACFCEGEEKDEL; this is encoded by the exons ATGGCAGCCGACGCGCCTGCAGCAGAACCCCAGAATTCCAGTAGCAGCCAGGATTCGGGCTCTGGTTGGAGTCTGGACTCCATCAGGGATGGCTTTCAGACCGTAAACGGCTACTTTGACTCTGTGGTGGAGATGATGGGGGGATACAACGGGGTTTGTCAGTACCGCTGCCAGTATG ATAAAACTCCCCTGCCACGTGGTGACTACAAAGTCCCTGAGCCCAGTGGCTGCAGCTCTTTTCTACTGGGCTTACAG CTTGACATGGGGGTCCCTGCCATGACCAAATGCTGCAGCCAGCTGGAGGTGTGCTACAACACTTGTGGCTCCAACAAGTACCGATGTGACTCCAAGTTCCGCTTGTGTCTCCATGGCATCTGCTCTGACCTGAGAAGAAGTCTGGGATTTGTGTCAAAAGTGGAGG CCTGCGAATCCATGGCAGACGGCCTGTTCAACACTGTGTGGACGCTGGGCTGCAGGCCCTACATGAACAGCCAGAGGGCGGCGTGCTTCTGCGAAGGCGAGGAGAAGGACGAGCTGTAG